The DNA sequence GCGACCGAGCACCTGAAGGACGGTCAGCTCGTCACGGTCGCGTGCTCGGAAGGCGACACCGGCTACATCTACGACGGCCTGCTCGACATGGAGGTCAGCGAGGTGCAGCGCGGCGAGCTGCCGTATTCGCCGGTCAAGATCATGATGAACGTGGGCAACCCGCAGCTCGCCTTCGACTTCTGCCAGATGCCGAACTCGGGCGTGGGCCTGGCCCGCCTCGAATTCATCATCAACAACAACATCGGCGTCCACCCGAAGGCGATCCTCGACTACCCGAACATCGACTCCGACCTGAAGAAGGCGGTCGAGTCGGTCGCGCGTGGCCACGCCAGCCCGCGGGCGTTCTACGTCGACAAGCTGGTCGAAGGCATCTCCACCATCGCCGCGGCCTTCTGGCCCAAGCCGGTGATCGTGCGCCTGTCGGACTTCAAGTCGAACGAGTACCGCAAGCTGATCGGCGGCAGCCGCTACGAGCCGGAAGAAGAGAACCCGATGCTGGGCTTCCGCGGCGCGGCGCGCTACGTCAGCGCCGAGTTCGGCGAGGCGTTCGCGATGGAGTGCGAGGCGATGCGCCGCGTGCGCGGGGACATGGGCCTGACCAACGTCGAGATCATGGTGCCGTTCGTGCGCACGCTGAAGCAGGCCGAGCGCGTCGTCGGCATGCTGGCGGACCAGGGCCTCAAGCGCGGTCAGGACGGTCTGCGCGTCATCATGATGTGCGAGATCCCGAGCAACGCCATCCTGGCCGAGCAGTACCTGGAGTTCTTCGACGGCATGTCCATCGGCTCCAACGACCTGACCCAGCTCACCCTGGGCCTGGACCGCGACTCGGGCCTCGAAATCCTCGCCGCCGACTTCGACGAACGGGATCCGGCCGTCAAGGCACTGATTTCCCGTGCGATCGCGGCCTGCCGCGCGCATGGCAAGTACATCGGCATCTGCGGCCAGGGCCCCAGCGACCACCCCGATTTCGCCGACTGGCTGGCGCAGGAGGGTATCGTGTCGATCTCGCTGAACCCGGACTCGGTCGTCGAGACCTGGCAGCGTCTGGCCAAGCGCTGACCGCGCCTCGGCGCACCCCATGAGGCGACCACCGTCGCCTCGCCCCGCACAGCCCACCCATCCCGGTGGGCTGTTGCATTGCGTGGTTCGTCTTGGTGTCATTCCTGTGGCGAGTCTGACAGCGGCTGCGCACAATTCACGCCAGAGGTGATTGCATGGATGACAGGACACACGACCGCTCCCCGAAACGGACCTATTGGCACCGGGTATGCCTGTGGACGCTGCTGGGGCTGGGGCTGTGGTTCGGCGTCACCTTCGGCGTGTCGTGGTGGGCCCATGCGCTGGATGCCTGGAAAGTCGGGCGCATGCCGGCTGGCTACTGGTGGGCCACGCAGGGCGCGATCGGCGTGTACCTGCTGATCATCGTCGGACACGCCTGGCTGATGGACCGCCTGGAGCGCGAGGTCCTGACCGAGGGCGATTCCCGCCATGGCTGATCCGCGTCTGGGGGCGTCCGAGGAGACACGGGTCTTCACGCAGGTGCTGTTTCGCCGCTATGCGGTCTACACGCTGGGCGTGCTCCTGTTCATCCTCGGGCTGGGCGCGATGGAGCGGATGGGCTGGCCGCGCAGCTGGATCGGCGGCACCTTCCTGATTGCCACGGTGGCGGTCTATGCGGCGATCGGCCTGATGTCGCGCACGACCGACGAGGCGGAGTACTACGTCGCCGGCCGCCGCGTGCCGGCGATCTTCAATGGCATGGCGACCGCCGCGGACTGGATGTCGGCCGCCTCCTTCATCGGCACGGCGGGTGTGCTCTATCTGCAGGGCTTCGCCGGGCTCGCCTACATCCTGGGCTGGACGGGGGGCTACTGCCTCGTGGCGCTGCTGCTGGCGCCCTATCTCCGCCGACTCGGCTTTTTCACCATCCCCGAATTCCTGGGCGCGCGCTACGGCGGCGAACTGCCGCGGCTGGTCGGTGTCGTGGCGGTCGCGCTGGTGTCCTTTGTCTACGTCGTGGTCCAGATCTACGGGGTGGGGCTCATCACCTCGCACCTGACCGGGTTCAGCTTCGAGATCGGCATCTTCGTCGGACTCGGTGGCGTGCTGGTGTGCTCGTTTCTCGGCGGCATGCGGGCGGTGACCTGGACGCAGGTGGCGCAGTACATCATCCTGATCCTGGCCTATCTGACGCCTGTGGTGTGGATGTCGCTGAACCAGACCGGCAGCCCGTTCCCGCTGTTTTCGTACGGGCAGCAACTGGAGCATGTCACCCAGCGCGAGGAGGTGTTCAAGAAGGACCCGGCCGAACTCACCGTGATCCGGCAACTGCAGGTGCGTGCGGACGATGCGCTGCGCAAGCTCGCCGACGTCCGCCAGGCGATGGTCGATGATGCCGAGACGCTGTCGGCACAGGTCAAGGCCCTGCAGGTCGCCGATGCGGCACCGGCACGGGTGCAGCAGGCCGAGCGCCGGCTGCTGAGCCGGCCCCAGACGGAAAGTGCTGCCCGCATGGCCTACCAGCATGAATACGACGATGCCCGGCAACGGGCGTTGCCGCTGGGTGGCATGCCGCCTCAGGCGCAGCCGATCGCCGCGGGGAATCCGCGGGGGGATGCCGTGGCGCGGGAGGCCTACGAAGTGGGGCGGCGCAACTTCCTGGCGCTGGTGCTGTGCCTGATGCTGGGCACGGCGGCAATGCCCCATGTGCTGACGCGCTATTACACGACGCCATCGGTCAGCGAGGCGCGGCGCTCGGTGGCGTGGTCGCTGTTCTTCATCGCGCTGCTGTACCTGGCGGCACCGGCACTGGCGGTGATGGTCAAGTACGAGGTGTTCACCAACCTGATCGGCACGCCCTTCGACCAGTTGCCCGGCTGGATCCGGCGCTGGTCCAAGCTGGATTCCACGCTGGTGTCGGTCGAGGACATCAATGGCGATGGCCTGCTGCAGCTGGCCGAGTTGCACCTGGGGGGCGACGTCATCGTGCTGGCCGCTCCCGAGATCGGTGGCTTGCCGCTGGTGGTGACCTATCTGGTGGCGGCGGGCGGGCTGGCGGCGGCGTTGTCCACGGCGGATGGCCTGTTGCTGACCATCTCGAACGCGCTGTCGCATGACCTGTATTTCCGGCTCATCAATCCGCGTGCGCCGGCGATGCGGCGCGTGATGCTGTCGAAGTTCCTGGTGCTGGTGGTGGCGCTGCTGGCGGCGTTCATCGCGTCCATGCGGTTTGCCGACATCCTGCAGTTCGTCGCAGCGGCGTTCTCGCTCGCGGCCGCCACCTTCTTTCCAGCGCTGGTGATGGGCATTTTCTGGCGCCGGGCCAACCGGGTCGGCGCGGTGCTGGGCATGTTGTCGGGCCTGAGCGTGTGCGCCTATTACATGGTCACCAACCACGAACTGCTGCGCCGGGCGTTCGGTATCACGCGGAGCTTGCAGGACTGTGCGTGGTGGGGCATCGATCCGATGGCGGCGGGTGTGTTCGGTGCACCTGCCGGCGCGCTGGTGCTCGTGATCGCCAGCCTGCTGACACCACCGCCAGGGCCGGCGGAGCAGGCGGTGGTGGACCGTCTGCGCACGCCGGGGTGGTCGTAGCGGCTCCGAATCCGCCCGATTCCAGAAACGCGCTACAATCGCAGGCTTTTCTCTTGCTGCACCCGTTTCTTGACGCGACGGGGCGGCTTCCGCAACAGGAATCCATGAGGAGTATCCATGCGTCACTATGAAATCGTTCTGCTGGTCCACCCCGACCAGAGCGAACAAGTTCCGGCCATGCTGGAGCGTTACAAGGCTCTGGTGGCCGCGTCCGGTGGTCAGATCCACCGTGTCGAAGACTGGGGTCGCTTCCAGTTGGCTTACCTGATCAACAAGCTGGCCAAGGCGCACTACCTGTGCCTGAACATCGAATGCAGCAAGGAAACCCTGGCTGAAATCGAAACCGGCTTCCGCTTCAACGACGCAGTCCTGCGCCACCTGACGGTTCGTCGCGACAAGGCCGAAACCGGTCCTTCGTCGATGATGAAGCGCGTGGAGAAGGAAGAAGCGCGCAAGTCGTCGTCCCAGCAGGAAACGAGCAACTGATGTCGGCAGACGCCTGCCACGCTCCGATGGTCAACCAGGTGCTGCTCGCAGCCCAGGTCGTCGAGCGTGCGGCCATGCGCTATACCCCGGCAGGTCTGCCGGCGCTGGATGTGCGGCTGGCTCACGCCTCGCAGATCGAGCACGCCGGACACCCCAGGCAGGTCAGCGTGGAAATCCATGCGACGGCCCTCGGGGACACTGCCCGCCAGCTCGAAAGACTGGCCGTCGGCGAATCCGCGGTCTTCCACGGATTCCTGGGCAAGCAGCGCAGCGGTCGAGGCGTCATGTTCCACATCCGTCAGCTCGACACCCGTCCCAACGTTCCAGTATTGACTTAGGAGGTTGTCATGCCCCCGCCACGTGGTAAGTTTTCCAAGGACCGCAAGGTCAAGCGCAACCAGCAATCCCTGCTGTTCAAGCGCAAGCGTTTCTGCCGCTTCACCGTCGCCGGTGTCGAATCGATCGATTACAAGGATCTCGACATCCTGCGTGATTTCGTCGGCGAAAACGGCAAGATCACCCCGGCCCGCCTGACCGGCACCCGTGCGATCTACCAGCGTCAGCTGACCACCGCGATCAAGCGTGCGCGCTTCCTCGCGATGCTGCCGTACAGCGACCAGCACAAGGTCTGAGGAGTCCGGTATGCAAGTGATCCTGCTCGAAAAAGTGGCCAACCTCGGCACCCTGGGTGACGTGGTCAAGGTCAAGGACGGCTACGCCCGCAACTTCCTGATCCCGACCGGTGCCGCACGTCGTGCCACCGAAAAGGCCATCAAGGAATTCGAAGTCCGCCGCGCCGAACTCGAAAAAGTGCTGGCTGACAAGCTGGCTGCCGCACAGGCCGAAGGCGAAAAGCTGGCTGGCAAGACCGTCACCATCGCCCAGAAGGCCGGTGTCGATGGCCGTCTGTTCGGTTCCGTGACCAACGCCGACGTCGCCGAAGCCCTCAAGGCTTCCGGCTTTGTCGTCGCCAAGGCCCAGGTCCGCATGCCCAATGGCCCGCTGAAGGTCGTTGGCTCGCAGACCGTGGCGGTTGCGCTGCACCATGACGTCGTGGTCGATGTGACCGTGGCTGTCGTCGGCGCGACGGACTGATCCCAGTCCTTGTGCCCGCGCCGTGCTGGTCACGGCGCTCCTGAAGGCCGGCGCAAGCCGGCCTTTTCATTTGGCCTGTCCACAGCCCGCCTCCCGACCTATCATCGAACGATGTCTTCCCTGTCATCCGGATCCATGATGCCGTCCTCCCGGGGCGGTGACGACGAGGTCGCGCGCCTGCGCGTGCCCCCCCACTCGGTCGAAGCCGAACAGAGCGTGCTGGGCGGCCTGCTGCTCGACAACAGCGCGTCCGACCGCGCCGGTGACCTGCTCACCGACAACGATTTCTACCGCTACGAACACAAGCTGATCTACGCGGCCATCATGGCCCTCATCAGCGGCAACAAGCCCGCCGACGTGATCACGGTGTTCGAGCACCTGCAGAGCCTGGGCAAGTCCGACGACGTGGGCGGTCTGGGCTATCTGAACGCGCTGGCCAACAGCGTGCCCGGCGCCGCCAACCTGCGCCGGTACGCCGAGATCGTCCGCGAGCGGGCCATCCTGCGCAAGCTGGTGGAGACCAGCGACGAGATCGCGACCAAGGCGCTGAACCCGCAGGGCACACCCGTCTCGATCATCCTCGACGAAGCAGAAAGCAAGATCTTCAAGATCGGCGAAGAGGGCTCGCGCAACAAGCAGGGCTTCCATTCGCTCGACAACCTCGTCGTCTCGCTGATCGACCGCGTGCAGGAACTGGCCGACAGCGGCGCGGGTGACGTGACCGGTGTGCCGAGCGGTTTCATCGACCTGGACCGCATGACGGCGGGGTTCCAGGGCGGCGATCTGATCATCCTGGCGGCGCGGCCCTCGATGGGGAAGGCGCAACCGCTGGATGCCCGCGTGCGCACCCGCGGTGGCTGGAAATCGATGGGCGAATTGGCGGTGGGTGATGCGCTGGCGTCGGTGGACGGCCGGCCGTCGATCGTCACCGGTGTCTACCCGCAGGGTGTTCGTCAGGTCTATCGAATCACGTTCTCGGATGGTCGATCGACCGAATGTTGTGCGGAACATCTCTGGCGGGTGTCTTCGCGGCACTGGAAGGCGCCGCGGGTCGTGTCTACAGCCGACTTGATCGGCCTGCTTCGGTCCAAGCGCCACCAGTCCCGACTCTGGGTTGATCGAGCCAGTGGCGACTTTGGACACCATGATTCATTGCCCGTGGATCCCTGGGTACTCGGCGCATTGCTGGGGGATGGCGGACTCTCGGGCACCGGCAGCGTTCGATTCTCGACGGCGTCCGCCCAGATGTGCGCGCTGAT is a window from the Sphaerotilus montanus genome containing:
- a CDS encoding DUF4212 domain-containing protein, whose product is MDDRTHDRSPKRTYWHRVCLWTLLGLGLWFGVTFGVSWWAHALDAWKVGRMPAGYWWATQGAIGVYLLIIVGHAWLMDRLEREVLTEGDSRHG
- a CDS encoding sodium:solute symporter family protein codes for the protein MADPRLGASEETRVFTQVLFRRYAVYTLGVLLFILGLGAMERMGWPRSWIGGTFLIATVAVYAAIGLMSRTTDEAEYYVAGRRVPAIFNGMATAADWMSAASFIGTAGVLYLQGFAGLAYILGWTGGYCLVALLLAPYLRRLGFFTIPEFLGARYGGELPRLVGVVAVALVSFVYVVVQIYGVGLITSHLTGFSFEIGIFVGLGGVLVCSFLGGMRAVTWTQVAQYIILILAYLTPVVWMSLNQTGSPFPLFSYGQQLEHVTQREEVFKKDPAELTVIRQLQVRADDALRKLADVRQAMVDDAETLSAQVKALQVADAAPARVQQAERRLLSRPQTESAARMAYQHEYDDARQRALPLGGMPPQAQPIAAGNPRGDAVAREAYEVGRRNFLALVLCLMLGTAAMPHVLTRYYTTPSVSEARRSVAWSLFFIALLYLAAPALAVMVKYEVFTNLIGTPFDQLPGWIRRWSKLDSTLVSVEDINGDGLLQLAELHLGGDVIVLAAPEIGGLPLVVTYLVAAGGLAAALSTADGLLLTISNALSHDLYFRLINPRAPAMRRVMLSKFLVLVVALLAAFIASMRFADILQFVAAAFSLAAATFFPALVMGIFWRRANRVGAVLGMLSGLSVCAYYMVTNHELLRRAFGITRSLQDCAWWGIDPMAAGVFGAPAGALVLVIASLLTPPPGPAEQAVVDRLRTPGWS
- the rpsF gene encoding 30S ribosomal protein S6; protein product: MRHYEIVLLVHPDQSEQVPAMLERYKALVAASGGQIHRVEDWGRFQLAYLINKLAKAHYLCLNIECSKETLAEIETGFRFNDAVLRHLTVRRDKAETGPSSMMKRVEKEEARKSSSQQETSN
- the priB gene encoding primosomal replication protein N → MSADACHAPMVNQVLLAAQVVERAAMRYTPAGLPALDVRLAHASQIEHAGHPRQVSVEIHATALGDTARQLERLAVGESAVFHGFLGKQRSGRGVMFHIRQLDTRPNVPVLT
- the rpsR gene encoding 30S ribosomal protein S18, coding for MPPPRGKFSKDRKVKRNQQSLLFKRKRFCRFTVAGVESIDYKDLDILRDFVGENGKITPARLTGTRAIYQRQLTTAIKRARFLAMLPYSDQHKV
- the rplI gene encoding 50S ribosomal protein L9, producing the protein MQVILLEKVANLGTLGDVVKVKDGYARNFLIPTGAARRATEKAIKEFEVRRAELEKVLADKLAAAQAEGEKLAGKTVTIAQKAGVDGRLFGSVTNADVAEALKASGFVVAKAQVRMPNGPLKVVGSQTVAVALHHDVVVDVTVAVVGATD